Part of the Methanosphaera sp. WGK6 genome is shown below.
TAGGCATATATTTTGGATTGAAATCATAATTCATTATATCGCAAATAATTTCAAGTAATTCATTAATGGTAGTTGTTTTTCCATGAGCAACATTGTACACTCCCGTCGCATCACTAAGAGCAGCTTTGTAATTAGCATTTGCAATATTTTTTACAAATATAAAATCTCTTGTTTGGGTACCATCACCAAAAATTATGGGTTGTTTGTCATTTAACAATGCATTTATAAATTTTGGAATAACACCACTATATGCTGATTGTGCACTTTGTCTTGGTCCAAATACATTAAAATATCTTAGACATGTTGTTGGTAAATGGTATGTCTGGGTATATGTATATGAATATAATTCAAGTACTGCTTTTGAAACTGCATAAGGAGATAATGGTTTGAGGGGGAGTGTTTCAACATTAGGTAGGATTTCTGTTTCACCATATACTGCTGCTGAAGATGCAGAAATTACTTTTTTTATACCAGTATCACAAGCAGCTTTTAATACATTAAATGATCCATTAATATTTATTTCATTGGTTTCAATAGGTTTTTTAACACTTTCAGGAACACTGATTAATGCAGCTTCATGAAATACATAATCATGACCTTCGAAAATAGGTTCTAAATCTAAATTTCTTATATCTCCACAAACTAATTCTATTCTATCATGATCTAAATCTTTTAAATTTTCTACTTTTCCTGTAGACATATTGTCTATTATTGTTACTTTGGATACTCCATTATTTAGTAGTGTTTCTGTAATATGTGATCCAATAAATCCTGCTCCACCTGTAACTATACATTTCATGTCTTTCATTATTTAACCTCTTATATATTATTTCATGAACTCATACTTAAATCACATTATATCTTAATTTTAAAGTTCTATATGGTTCAGTTATATTTCCTTTCAGTAATTCTATATTTAATTCCTGATTATCTCCACGTGTTCTAGTACTACTTACATAGTATGCTGTTAAACTCTCTTCATTATTTTTCAATGTTTTATTGTACTGTGTAATTATACTTTGATTTTTTCTGATTCTCACAGTATAATTCATATCCTGATTTTCCTGATTTCTAATACCAATATTTATTTTTTCTATAGTATTCTGAGTTATATTTGTTGGAAAATCTGTAGTGTTATTATTATGGTCTAGCATATAGAATTCTGTATAGCCCTCTCCGGGATTATGAATCACCACTAAATAAATTACAGATATAATTGCTACTATGAGGATAGTAACAAGTAAACCTTTAATAACTTTATCTACTAATTTCATGATTCACCTAATTAGAATAGTTTTTACTTAATAATAATTTAATATGTATCTTTTTATATAGATAATTATATATTATAAAGATTTCTTTTTATGATTAATTTAGGAGTTTATATTAATGGATAAATTTTATGTAACAGACTGTGAAGGACCATTATCTATAAATGATAATGCCTATGAAATTTCTGATTATTTTATTCCTGAAGGTGGAACCTTCTTTAGTATATTAAGTAATTATGATGATATGCTAGTAGAATGTAATAAAGAAGGTTATCTTGCTGGAAGTACATTAAAATTAATATTGCCTTTCTTTAAGGCATATGGTTTAACTGAAAAAGATTTAATTGAATTTTCGGAAGATAATATTTTCATGATTGATGGTGCTTTTTCAATGATAAAACATGTTATGGAGATTATGCCCTGTTATATTGTAAGTACTAGTTATAATCAATATATCAAAGCATTATCTGATAAAACGGGTTTTATATATGAAAATACTTATTCAACACAACTTGAATTAGATAAATATGATTTAACTACTGAAGAACA
Proteins encoded:
- a CDS encoding NAD-dependent epimerase/dehydratase family protein; protein product: MKDMKCIVTGGAGFIGSHITETLLNNGVSKVTIIDNMSTGKVENLKDLDHDRIELVCGDIRNLDLEPIFEGHDYVFHEAALISVPESVKKPIETNEININGSFNVLKAACDTGIKKVISASSAAVYGETEILPNVETLPLKPLSPYAVSKAVLELYSYTYTQTYHLPTTCLRYFNVFGPRQSAQSAYSGVIPKFINALLNDKQPIIFGDGTQTRDFIFVKNIANANYKAALSDATGVYNVAHGKTTTINELLEIICDIMNYDFNPKYMPMQSGDIKNSVADITKAQNSFGFETEHDFKKELEETIQFYIHEFEKE
- a CDS encoding DUF1616 domain-containing protein; amino-acid sequence: MKLVDKVIKGLLVTILIVAIISVIYLVVIHNPGEGYTEFYMLDHNNNTTDFPTNITQNTIEKINIGIRNQENQDMNYTVRIRKNQSIITQYNKTLKNNEESLTAYYVSSTRTRGDNQELNIELLKGNITEPYRTLKLRYNVI